A genomic window from Vitis riparia cultivar Riparia Gloire de Montpellier isolate 1030 chromosome 18, EGFV_Vit.rip_1.0, whole genome shotgun sequence includes:
- the LOC117906836 gene encoding beta carbonic anhydrase 5, chloroplastic-like isoform X1 — translation MHSRIRSGIRWIGSTMAALRPSSVSFDSSVSGPTNSFMGLLHKSPIFDSRKKLVRVGETHLGSLPSVKRNLVSRLEASSDSLGRGQHLTSNKMGNEMESLDKTDQGLDFFEELKHRFLCFKKQKYLEEPEHFQALAKAQSPKFMVIACADSRVCPSNILGFQPGEAFMIRNVANLVPPVENGPSETNAALEFAVNTLEVENILVIGHSSCAGIETLVSMRDDVNSSSFVENWVANGKVAKLRTKAAAGHLGFYQQCKHCEKESINHSLLNLLTYPWIEDRERKGLLSIHGGYYDFLNCTFEKWTIDFKRSSIEKEGPKCLVKNRAFWC, via the exons GCTCTGGAATTCGTTGGATTGGATCAACAATGGCAGCTCTTCGACCTTCTTCTGTATCATTCGATTCTTCTGTTTCCGGACCCACTAATTCCTTCATGGGTCTTCTCCACAAATCGCCT ATCTTTGATTCTCGGAAGAAATTGGTGAGAGTTGGCGAAACCCATTTGGGATCGTTACCTTCAGTCAA GAGAAATTTGGTTTCAAGATTGGAGGCTTCAAGTGATTCATTGGGACGTGGTCAACACCTTACGAGCAATAAGATGGGAAATGAAATGGAAAGTCTGGATAAAACTGATCAGGGACTGGAtttttttgaagagttgaagcACAGGTTTCTCTGTTTCAAGAAGCAAAAGTACCT GGAAGAACCAGAGCACTTTCAAGCTCTTGCCAAAGCTCAATCTCCAAAG TTCATGGTGATCGCTTGTGCAGACTCGAGGGTATGCCCTTCCAACATCCTTGGTTTTCAACCAGGAGAAGCATTCATGATAAGAAATGTGGCAAATCTCGTGCCCCCAGTAGAG AACGGACCATCAGAAACTAATGCTGCCCTCGAGTTTGCTGTGAATACTCTTGAA GTTGAAAATATATTAGTCATAGGACACAGTAGCTGCGCAGGAATTGAGACCCTTGTGAGCATGCGAGATGATGTGAATTCCAG TAGCTTTGTTGAAAATTGGGTTGCCAATGGGAAAGTTGCAAAATTAAGAACAAAAGCTGCTGCCGGCCATCTTGGCTTTTACCAGCAATGCAAACACTGTGAGAAG GAATCAATCAACCACTCCTTGCTGAACCTGCTAACGTATCCATGGATAGAAGACAGAGAAAGGAAAGGACTTCTTTCTATCCATGGAGGTTACTATGATTTTCTGAACTGTACATTTGAGAAGTGGACAATTGATTTCAAGAGAAGCAGCATTGAAAAAGAAGGGCCCAAATGCTTGGTCAAAAACCGAGCATTTTGGTGCTGA
- the LOC117906836 gene encoding beta carbonic anhydrase 5, chloroplastic-like isoform X3, translating to MAALRPSSVSFDSSVSGPTNSFMGLLHKSPIFDSRKKLVRVGETHLGSLPSVKRNLVSRLEASSDSLGRGQHLTSNKMGNEMESLDKTDQGLDFFEELKHRFLCFKKQKYLEEPEHFQALAKAQSPKFMVIACADSRVCPSNILGFQPGEAFMIRNVANLVPPVENGPSETNAALEFAVNTLEVENILVIGHSSCAGIETLVSMRDDVNSSSFVENWVANGKVAKLRTKAAAGHLGFYQQCKHCEKESINHSLLNLLTYPWIEDRERKGLLSIHGGYYDFLNCTFEKWTIDFKRSSIEKEGPKCLVKNRAFWC from the exons ATGGCAGCTCTTCGACCTTCTTCTGTATCATTCGATTCTTCTGTTTCCGGACCCACTAATTCCTTCATGGGTCTTCTCCACAAATCGCCT ATCTTTGATTCTCGGAAGAAATTGGTGAGAGTTGGCGAAACCCATTTGGGATCGTTACCTTCAGTCAA GAGAAATTTGGTTTCAAGATTGGAGGCTTCAAGTGATTCATTGGGACGTGGTCAACACCTTACGAGCAATAAGATGGGAAATGAAATGGAAAGTCTGGATAAAACTGATCAGGGACTGGAtttttttgaagagttgaagcACAGGTTTCTCTGTTTCAAGAAGCAAAAGTACCT GGAAGAACCAGAGCACTTTCAAGCTCTTGCCAAAGCTCAATCTCCAAAG TTCATGGTGATCGCTTGTGCAGACTCGAGGGTATGCCCTTCCAACATCCTTGGTTTTCAACCAGGAGAAGCATTCATGATAAGAAATGTGGCAAATCTCGTGCCCCCAGTAGAG AACGGACCATCAGAAACTAATGCTGCCCTCGAGTTTGCTGTGAATACTCTTGAA GTTGAAAATATATTAGTCATAGGACACAGTAGCTGCGCAGGAATTGAGACCCTTGTGAGCATGCGAGATGATGTGAATTCCAG TAGCTTTGTTGAAAATTGGGTTGCCAATGGGAAAGTTGCAAAATTAAGAACAAAAGCTGCTGCCGGCCATCTTGGCTTTTACCAGCAATGCAAACACTGTGAGAAG GAATCAATCAACCACTCCTTGCTGAACCTGCTAACGTATCCATGGATAGAAGACAGAGAAAGGAAAGGACTTCTTTCTATCCATGGAGGTTACTATGATTTTCTGAACTGTACATTTGAGAAGTGGACAATTGATTTCAAGAGAAGCAGCATTGAAAAAGAAGGGCCCAAATGCTTGGTCAAAAACCGAGCATTTTGGTGCTGA
- the LOC117907269 gene encoding protein PELPK1-like has protein sequence MAHHHQPSILLPLLLLTLSLMSGKEVFASRHLLEETTLPKVPELPKVELPPLPTLPTLQKPELPTLPKAELPPLPHVPTLPEPTLPTLPKPELPTVPHVPALEKPELPPLPKLEVPKLPEVPPLPHLPDLPKPTLPSIPTLPKDIPFPSLSPPHSTTSP, from the coding sequence ATGGCTCATCACCATCAACCATCCATTCTGTTGCCTCTGCTGCTCCTAACTCTGTCCCTAATGAGTGGCAAAGAAGTTTTTGCATCTCGTCACCTTCTGGAGGAAACCACACTGCCTAAGGTTCCTGAGCTTCCCAAGGTAGAATTGCCACCTCTTCCTACACTCCCCACTTTGCAGAAACCTGAACTGCCAACTCTTCCCAAGGCTGAGCTTCCACCTCTGCCTCATGTCCCAACTCTACCAGAGCCCACGTTGCCAACTTTGCCCAAGCCTGAATTGCCTACTGTTCCACATGTCCCAGCTTTGGAGAAGCCTGAACTGCCTCCTTTGCCAAAGCTTGAGGTGCCAAAACTGCCAGAAGTCCCTCCTCTACCCCATCTACCTGACCTGCCTAAGCCAACGCTGCCTAGCATCCCTACCCTTCCAAAGGACATACCCTTCCCTTCTCTTTCCCCACCCCACTCAACCACCAGCCCTTGA
- the LOC117906836 gene encoding beta carbonic anhydrase 5, chloroplastic-like isoform X2 has translation MHSRIRSGIRWIGSTMAALRPSSVSFDSSVSGPTNSFMGLLHKSPIFDSRKKLVRVGETHLGSLPSVKRNLVSRLEASSDSLGRGQHLTSNKMGNEMESLDKTDQGLDFFEELKHRFLCFKKQKYLEEPEHFQALAKAQSPKFMVIACADSRVCPSNILGFQPGEAFMIRNVANLVPPVENGPSETNAALEFAVNTLEVENILVIGHSSCAGIETLVSMRDDVNSSFVENWVANGKVAKLRTKAAAGHLGFYQQCKHCEKESINHSLLNLLTYPWIEDRERKGLLSIHGGYYDFLNCTFEKWTIDFKRSSIEKEGPKCLVKNRAFWC, from the exons GCTCTGGAATTCGTTGGATTGGATCAACAATGGCAGCTCTTCGACCTTCTTCTGTATCATTCGATTCTTCTGTTTCCGGACCCACTAATTCCTTCATGGGTCTTCTCCACAAATCGCCT ATCTTTGATTCTCGGAAGAAATTGGTGAGAGTTGGCGAAACCCATTTGGGATCGTTACCTTCAGTCAA GAGAAATTTGGTTTCAAGATTGGAGGCTTCAAGTGATTCATTGGGACGTGGTCAACACCTTACGAGCAATAAGATGGGAAATGAAATGGAAAGTCTGGATAAAACTGATCAGGGACTGGAtttttttgaagagttgaagcACAGGTTTCTCTGTTTCAAGAAGCAAAAGTACCT GGAAGAACCAGAGCACTTTCAAGCTCTTGCCAAAGCTCAATCTCCAAAG TTCATGGTGATCGCTTGTGCAGACTCGAGGGTATGCCCTTCCAACATCCTTGGTTTTCAACCAGGAGAAGCATTCATGATAAGAAATGTGGCAAATCTCGTGCCCCCAGTAGAG AACGGACCATCAGAAACTAATGCTGCCCTCGAGTTTGCTGTGAATACTCTTGAA GTTGAAAATATATTAGTCATAGGACACAGTAGCTGCGCAGGAATTGAGACCCTTGTGAGCATGCGAGATGATGTGAATTCCAG CTTTGTTGAAAATTGGGTTGCCAATGGGAAAGTTGCAAAATTAAGAACAAAAGCTGCTGCCGGCCATCTTGGCTTTTACCAGCAATGCAAACACTGTGAGAAG GAATCAATCAACCACTCCTTGCTGAACCTGCTAACGTATCCATGGATAGAAGACAGAGAAAGGAAAGGACTTCTTTCTATCCATGGAGGTTACTATGATTTTCTGAACTGTACATTTGAGAAGTGGACAATTGATTTCAAGAGAAGCAGCATTGAAAAAGAAGGGCCCAAATGCTTGGTCAAAAACCGAGCATTTTGGTGCTGA
- the LOC117906838 gene encoding protein PELPK1-like has product MQTILRRKVLPSFRILNLLAIQKGKMAHHHDQSILLPLLLITLSLMSCKEVFASRHLLEETTLPKVPELPKPELPPLPTLPTFPKPELPPLPHIPTLPESTLPTLPKPELPTVPHVPALEKPEQSPLPKLDVPKLPEVPPLPHLPDLPKPTLPTVPTLPKDIPFPSLSPPHSTTSP; this is encoded by the coding sequence ATGCAAACCATTCTCAGAAGAAAAGTTCTACCCTCGTTCAGAATTCTCAATCTTTTAGCAATTCAGAAAGGGAAAATGGCTCATCACCATGACCAATCCATTCTGTTGCCTCTGCTGCTCATCACTCTCTCCCTAATGAGTTGCAAAGAAGTTTTTGCATCTCGTCACCTTCTGGAGGAAACCACACTGCCTAAGGTTCCTGAGCTTCCTAAGCCAGAATTGCCACCTCTTCCTACACTCCCTACTTTTCCTAAACCTGAACTCCCACCTCTACCTCATATCCCTACTCTGCCAGAGTCCACGTTGCCAACTTTGCCCAAGCCTGAATTGCCAACCGTTCCGCATGTCCCAGCTTTGGAGAAGCCTGAACAGTCACCTTTGCCAAAGCTTGACGTGCCAAAACTCCCAGAAGTCCCTCCTCTACCCCACCTACCTGACCTGCCTAAGCCCACACTGCCCACCGTCCCAACCCTTCCAAAGGACATTCCCTTCCCTTCCCTCTCCCCACCCCACTCAACCACTAGCCCTTGA